Proteins encoded in a region of the Natrinema salinisoli genome:
- a CDS encoding sodium:solute symporter family protein, translating into MLAESNLLIVGITAIYLLIVLGVGQLAARTTGTSREDYLMADRSFSTIILLAALFATNMTAVVMIGAPGLAYNSGAGAFGFFVVLFAFLFPVFLMTVGYRIWMVGKEFGHITPAQIINHRWDAEYLGVLAMGMFTVWTVPYLLVGVQGGGIVFEALTDGLVPYWAGAAIVLLVVGGYVYQGGMRGTGWTNAFQGAVFIAFLLAMFVWIPLRVGGFAEATNAVAQINNGAFLNRAGIPPFQPRVWFSQGMIVAFGAFMFPHLIIRYMTAKSVKNLQQTAVLYPVAVIVVWVPAVLLGFWGIALIPDLANPDFTLPALVDEFLPIWVIGFALAGILAALMSSLDGQVLTLSTFFTEDVLRPFFDVDESKEIHYTRFFLIAIFLAAFAGAMLTRDTIVDTATFAFSGFALMFFPICSAFYWRRSNKYAAYAGLIWGFVGLWAFELGLLPGNLTFGFLPFVPLAVSQLVLMVVVAYSTPKPPEDKVSEYERLFENVW; encoded by the coding sequence ATGCTGGCTGAATCGAATCTCCTTATCGTCGGCATCACTGCGATTTACCTCCTGATCGTTCTCGGTGTCGGTCAGCTCGCGGCGCGCACGACTGGGACCTCCCGTGAGGACTACCTGATGGCGGATCGGTCGTTTAGTACGATCATCCTCTTGGCAGCGCTATTCGCCACGAACATGACCGCAGTGGTGATGATTGGAGCGCCGGGGCTGGCGTATAACTCCGGTGCAGGTGCGTTCGGGTTCTTCGTCGTCCTGTTCGCATTCCTCTTCCCCGTCTTCCTGATGACGGTCGGCTACCGGATTTGGATGGTCGGTAAAGAGTTCGGCCACATTACGCCCGCACAGATTATCAACCACCGGTGGGACGCGGAGTACCTCGGCGTGCTCGCTATGGGAATGTTCACTGTCTGGACCGTTCCGTACCTCCTCGTCGGCGTACAGGGAGGGGGGATCGTCTTCGAGGCACTGACGGATGGACTGGTCCCCTACTGGGCAGGCGCTGCAATCGTCCTCTTAGTGGTCGGGGGCTACGTCTATCAGGGCGGAATGCGCGGGACTGGTTGGACGAACGCGTTCCAGGGAGCCGTTTTCATCGCGTTCCTGCTCGCGATGTTCGTCTGGATTCCGTTACGGGTTGGCGGGTTCGCCGAGGCGACGAACGCCGTCGCACAGATCAACAACGGCGCGTTCCTGAACCGCGCTGGGATTCCGCCGTTCCAACCGCGAGTCTGGTTCTCGCAGGGGATGATCGTTGCGTTCGGCGCCTTCATGTTCCCCCACCTGATCATCCGTTACATGACCGCTAAGTCCGTGAAAAATCTCCAGCAGACCGCCGTCCTCTACCCCGTCGCGGTCATCGTCGTCTGGGTTCCAGCAGTGCTGCTCGGGTTCTGGGGGATCGCCCTGATCCCAGACCTGGCGAACCCTGATTTCACCCTGCCAGCGTTGGTTGACGAGTTCCTCCCCATCTGGGTCATCGGCTTCGCTCTGGCCGGAATTCTCGCTGCGCTCATGTCGAGCCTTGACGGCCAGGTACTCACCCTTAGCACCTTCTTCACCGAGGATGTGCTCCGGCCGTTCTTCGATGTGGACGAGTCCAAAGAGATCCACTACACGCGGTTCTTCCTGATTGCGATCTTCCTCGCAGCGTTTGCAGGCGCTATGCTCACCCGGGATACAATCGTCGACACCGCGACATTCGCGTTTTCTGGATTCGCACTAATGTTCTTCCCGATCTGCTCGGCGTTCTACTGGCGTCGATCCAATAAGTACGCCGCGTATGCGGGCCTTATCTGGGGATTTGTTGGGCTTTGGGCGTTCGAGCTAGGACTGCTCCCGGGGAATCTCACCTTCGGGTTCCTGCCGTTCGTGCCACTCGCCGTCAGTCAGCTCGTCCTGATGGTCGTCGTTGCCTATTCGACACCAAAACCGCCGGAAGACAAGGTATCGGAGTACGAACGACTCTTCGAAAACGTCTGGTGA
- a CDS encoding acetate--CoA ligase family protein: MTETLKIARNEQRSALTEAEAKKLLADRGLAVPDSETVDSPKSAVQTAEKIGYPVVAKVASPSVQHKSEWGDGVGVNVGLKNSESVRTAAEDIFDAADQQEIDADVLIEAGVNLEKGLEVIVGGTRDPSFGPTVLVGLGGITVEVLQDTSHRIAPVSTAEAVEMTYELEASPLLDGYRGSPTVDREAVAEAIVTVGEVLDENEEIREIEINPLLAESERAVVLDALVSLED; encoded by the coding sequence ATGACTGAGACTCTCAAGATCGCACGCAACGAACAGCGCTCCGCGCTGACCGAGGCCGAAGCGAAGAAACTGCTCGCTGATCGAGGACTAGCGGTGCCGGACAGTGAGACGGTTGATTCGCCTAAAAGCGCCGTTCAGACCGCCGAGAAGATTGGATACCCAGTCGTTGCGAAGGTCGCATCGCCGTCGGTCCAGCACAAAAGCGAGTGGGGCGACGGTGTCGGTGTGAACGTGGGTCTCAAAAACTCAGAGAGCGTCCGAACGGCCGCGGAAGACATCTTCGATGCGGCCGACCAGCAGGAAATCGACGCCGACGTACTGATTGAGGCCGGCGTCAACCTCGAGAAGGGGCTGGAAGTGATTGTTGGTGGGACCCGTGATCCGTCCTTCGGGCCAACCGTCCTCGTCGGTCTCGGCGGAATCACCGTCGAGGTGTTACAGGACACGAGTCACCGAATCGCGCCAGTCTCAACCGCCGAAGCCGTCGAGATGACATACGAACTCGAGGCCTCTCCCTTGCTCGACGGTTACCGCGGCTCTCCAACGGTCGATCGAGAGGCCGTCGCCGAGGCGATCGTCACCGTTGGCGAGGTTCTAGACGAGAACGAAGAGATCCGAGAGATCGAGATCAACCCGCTACTGGCGGAGTCAGAGCGAGCGGTCGTGCTGGACGCGCTAGTATCGCTCGAGGACTAA
- the rdfA gene encoding rod-determining factor RdfA: MTERKSEEAEITCDCKLGRIAKKYDLLALDKALVEYWTDDGDEQRSTRELATYVNHRILETALTNANVPRKEGEVENTYRLLTSDDITSGTRIETKKHLQRDGVPVEDVESDFVSHQTVYNHLTKCLDASVETPSDEERLERSAEKLGALQNRTAVVTADTVDQLDRKGILEIGEFNVNVSVTVTCEDCFQEYTIRDLLDQQSCDCKRLGASER, encoded by the coding sequence GTGACCGAACGTAAATCAGAGGAAGCGGAGATTACCTGCGACTGCAAGCTTGGTCGGATTGCTAAGAAGTACGACCTATTGGCTCTCGACAAGGCACTCGTCGAGTACTGGACCGATGACGGCGACGAGCAACGGAGCACGCGCGAACTCGCAACGTACGTGAACCACCGAATATTGGAAACCGCACTTACAAACGCGAATGTCCCCCGGAAAGAGGGGGAGGTCGAAAACACGTACAGGCTGCTCACGAGCGACGACATCACGAGCGGAACACGTATCGAAACGAAAAAACACCTCCAGCGCGACGGCGTTCCGGTCGAAGACGTCGAATCCGACTTTGTCTCCCACCAGACAGTGTATAACCATCTAACGAAGTGTCTCGACGCGTCAGTCGAGACGCCCAGTGACGAGGAACGACTCGAGAGAAGTGCCGAAAAACTCGGTGCGCTCCAGAACAGGACAGCGGTAGTAACGGCAGACACGGTCGATCAACTCGATCGCAAAGGAATACTCGAAATTGGAGAGTTCAATGTGAACGTCTCAGTGACGGTGACCTGTGAGGACTGTTTTCAGGAATACACCATCAGAGACTTGCTTGATCAGCAGTCCTGTGACTGCAAGCGGTTGGGCGCCAGTGAGAGGTGA
- a CDS encoding fumarylacetoacetate hydrolase family protein — translation MRLVRFNDDRLGLLTDDDSIIDVTDELGLETNDPLKEYVRKDLDASEYADEDPDYDRKEITIESPVRRPGKVIAAPLNYENHVEEALADKDIVTEEWFTIEDKGYFLKAPSSVAGPEDGIELPFNDRRVDHEIELAFVMGEDVKDIDAEDAWDAILGYTILLDVSVRGDQDRSNRKSYDTFTIIGPSVTTADEIDNPHDLEMELQLNGETKQQQNTGGMIYSCADIVEYASIGATLEAGDVVTTGTPEGVSPLSDGDTIEAEIEDVGAMTVDVTERDVAFEDVDVQKSQKDD, via the coding sequence ATGCGACTCGTTAGATTCAACGACGATCGGCTCGGCCTGTTGACCGACGACGACAGCATCATCGACGTCACCGACGAACTCGGTCTCGAGACAAACGATCCGCTCAAGGAGTACGTCCGAAAGGACCTTGACGCCAGCGAGTACGCTGATGAGGACCCTGACTATGATCGCAAGGAGATCACTATCGAGTCCCCGGTTCGCCGCCCTGGGAAGGTCATCGCGGCGCCGCTGAACTACGAGAACCACGTTGAGGAAGCGCTTGCCGACAAGGACATTGTCACCGAGGAGTGGTTTACTATTGAGGACAAGGGCTACTTCCTCAAGGCCCCCTCGAGCGTCGCTGGCCCCGAGGACGGCATCGAACTGCCGTTCAACGATCGCCGCGTCGACCACGAAATCGAGCTGGCGTTCGTCATGGGCGAGGACGTCAAGGACATCGACGCCGAGGACGCCTGGGATGCAATCTTGGGCTACACGATCCTGCTCGATGTCTCCGTCCGCGGCGACCAGGACCGTTCAAACCGTAAGTCCTACGATACGTTCACTATCATTGGTCCGAGCGTCACCACGGCGGACGAGATCGATAACCCCCACGACCTCGAGATGGAGTTGCAGCTCAATGGCGAGACCAAGCAACAGCAGAACACCGGCGGCATGATCTACAGCTGTGCCGATATCGTCGAGTACGCCTCCATTGGCGCGACGCTCGAGGCCGGCGACGTCGTCACCACGGGGACGCCGGAGGGTGTAAGCCCGCTCTCGGACGGCGACACCATCGAGGCCGAGATCGAGGATGTCGGCGCAATGACTGTCGACGTCACCGAACGCGACGTTGCCTTCGAGGACGTCGACGTCCAGAAGAGTCAGAAAGACGACTGA
- a CDS encoding acetate--CoA ligase family protein: MTVADLFDPEGIAVVGASDTPGKIGYEAMQNAIQFDGPVYPVNPSSSGTVFNREFISSVTEISGEVDLALCCVPAPVVPDIIRECGEAGIGGAVIFAGGFSEAGPEGQELQERLVETAIEGDVAVLGPNTSGFLVPEEKLYATFATNINTIPPGNIAVIAQSGGLAYAIAFQAENKGVGLSAMVGLGNRANVGFKEAIEYFDSDVKTDAIVLHVEGTDNGRGLLETCERIETPVVAYNVGEQDVGDFAESHTGALTGEYELYEAGFAQYGVPTVRSSTELLDAGTVLASSPQPDGPNVGVVTAQAGPGIAITDRLKAAGANLPSLTEETQDVVEEILPGITFSANPVDTGRPMPEFGDVVAAVARDENIDIVLVYELYEGGLGYPTEALEGLAEEVDKPIVFASSGPDEIVREELAELEALGIPTFTAPERAADATSALVQYAKRNAEPDVTVVGKGVSTDD, translated from the coding sequence ATGACAGTGGCTGACTTGTTCGATCCAGAGGGGATCGCGGTCGTCGGGGCTTCCGATACCCCAGGGAAGATAGGCTACGAAGCGATGCAAAATGCAATTCAGTTCGACGGACCGGTATATCCGGTCAATCCGTCGTCATCGGGGACCGTCTTCAACCGGGAGTTCATCTCCTCAGTGACCGAGATCAGCGGCGAAGTCGACCTAGCGCTATGCTGTGTTCCGGCGCCAGTCGTCCCCGACATCATTAGGGAGTGTGGCGAGGCGGGTATCGGTGGCGCGGTCATCTTTGCTGGCGGCTTCAGTGAAGCCGGTCCCGAGGGCCAGGAGCTTCAGGAGCGACTCGTCGAGACCGCCATAGAGGGTGACGTCGCGGTACTCGGACCGAACACGAGCGGCTTCCTCGTCCCTGAGGAGAAACTGTATGCGACGTTTGCAACTAACATCAATACCATTCCCCCGGGCAACATCGCGGTTATTGCCCAGAGCGGCGGGCTCGCCTATGCCATCGCATTCCAAGCGGAAAATAAGGGCGTTGGACTCTCCGCAATGGTCGGTCTCGGTAACCGCGCCAACGTCGGCTTCAAGGAGGCCATTGAGTACTTCGATTCCGATGTGAAGACCGACGCTATCGTGCTTCACGTTGAGGGAACCGACAACGGGCGCGGTCTCCTTGAGACCTGCGAACGCATCGAGACGCCAGTCGTCGCCTACAACGTCGGTGAGCAGGACGTGGGCGATTTCGCAGAGTCTCACACGGGCGCGCTTACAGGCGAGTACGAATTGTATGAGGCCGGCTTTGCTCAGTACGGCGTGCCGACGGTCCGCTCGTCAACCGAACTCTTGGACGCTGGGACGGTGCTAGCTTCCTCGCCGCAGCCAGACGGTCCGAACGTCGGTGTCGTCACCGCCCAAGCCGGCCCAGGGATCGCGATCACAGACCGCCTCAAGGCAGCGGGCGCGAACCTCCCGTCGCTCACTGAGGAGACGCAGGATGTCGTAGAAGAGATCCTGCCGGGGATCACATTCTCAGCGAATCCAGTTGATACTGGACGGCCGATGCCGGAGTTCGGCGATGTTGTCGCTGCCGTCGCCCGCGACGAGAACATCGATATCGTGCTCGTGTACGAGCTCTATGAGGGTGGCCTGGGATATCCGACTGAAGCGCTTGAAGGGCTTGCCGAGGAGGTCGACAAACCGATCGTCTTCGCGAGCAGCGGCCCAGATGAAATCGTCCGTGAGGAACTCGCCGAGCTCGAGGCGTTGGGTATTCCGACGTTCACGGCACCGGAGCGCGCGGCCGACGCCACCAGCGCGCTCGTCCAGTACGCAAAGCGCAATGCGGAGCCGGACGTTACCGTCGTAGGCAAGGGGGTGAGCACCGATGACTGA
- a CDS encoding (2,3-dihydroxybenzoyl)adenylate synthase translates to MSYRTGRQKPRHRFKNTAPIWEPTPMVEGETIDTASLDGYVPFDAERQQTYIDAGYWQNITLHDVIDRHAEEIPDNTALVGPRRELTYAELAANSRRIATYLVGELGLRPNERIVLQLPNCTEFLEAFIACSRIGVIPVMVLPRHRSAEANHVVGLTDARAYIVDHDRYSPRFDFVGLAEDVRDSHTPLEHLVALTDNKTTSANGCVTFSDMRDKRWLDEYGDVVSEVDVDPSKPGVMLLSGGTTGLPKAIPRTHNDYVFQWKRMADTAGVEDDWVAFPSVPIGHNASLNCIVGAALWKGATVAVESELKPDTLMAFIERVGGNYTLPMPTQILDILEHSELDQYDLSSLKVLVSGGQKVPPRVVEEAVDRWDVGFCNIFGMAEGPLICSHPDDDVEIQANTVGRPIAPEADEIRIVKNDRETEVPTGEAGELAVRGPGYFTGYFRNKEENAENFSDDGWFFTEDVLARRDDGNLEVYGRIKDTIIRGGENIYAPGVEDELVEHQKIANAALIGIPDDRLGERPAAFVELTDDAADLSLEDVSSFLEERGIAVFKRPEYLEVLESLPRTEVGKIEKQALKDRIADAELK, encoded by the coding sequence GTGAGTTACAGAACAGGAAGGCAAAAGCCAAGACATAGATTTAAGAACACCGCCCCGATATGGGAACCCACACCTATGGTCGAAGGCGAGACTATCGATACGGCGTCGTTAGACGGTTATGTTCCGTTCGACGCCGAACGGCAGCAAACGTACATCGACGCCGGGTACTGGCAAAATATCACGCTTCACGACGTAATCGACCGACATGCGGAGGAAATACCCGACAACACTGCTCTCGTCGGTCCCCGTCGCGAGCTCACGTACGCAGAGCTCGCTGCAAACTCCCGGCGGATCGCAACATATCTCGTCGGCGAACTCGGCCTGCGTCCGAACGAGCGGATCGTCCTCCAGCTACCGAACTGCACCGAATTTCTCGAGGCATTCATCGCTTGTTCCCGAATCGGCGTCATTCCGGTGATGGTACTCCCCCGTCACCGGAGTGCCGAGGCGAACCACGTCGTCGGTCTCACCGACGCGCGAGCCTATATTGTCGATCACGATCGCTACTCGCCCAGATTCGACTTTGTCGGGCTCGCAGAAGACGTCCGCGACTCTCATACACCCTTGGAGCACCTCGTCGCTCTCACTGACAACAAGACGACGTCCGCCAACGGTTGCGTCACGTTCTCTGATATGCGCGACAAGCGCTGGCTCGACGAATATGGCGACGTCGTCTCAGAGGTTGATGTCGATCCGTCGAAACCGGGCGTCATGCTCCTCTCCGGAGGCACGACCGGATTGCCGAAGGCGATCCCACGCACCCACAATGATTACGTCTTCCAGTGGAAACGGATGGCTGACACGGCCGGCGTCGAAGACGACTGGGTCGCCTTCCCGAGCGTCCCAATTGGTCACAACGCTTCACTCAATTGTATTGTAGGCGCTGCTCTATGGAAGGGAGCGACCGTCGCAGTCGAATCGGAACTCAAGCCGGACACGCTCATGGCGTTTATCGAGCGTGTCGGTGGGAACTACACGCTTCCTATGCCTACCCAGATCCTCGACATCCTCGAACATTCCGAGCTCGATCAGTACGACCTGAGTTCACTCAAGGTACTCGTCAGCGGCGGCCAGAAGGTTCCGCCGAGGGTTGTCGAAGAGGCGGTCGATCGCTGGGACGTCGGATTCTGTAACATTTTCGGAATGGCCGAGGGCCCACTCATCTGCTCTCATCCCGACGATGATGTCGAGATTCAAGCCAATACTGTCGGTCGTCCGATTGCACCTGAGGCCGACGAGATCCGCATCGTAAAGAACGACCGCGAAACGGAGGTCCCTACCGGAGAAGCAGGCGAACTCGCCGTCCGCGGACCTGGCTACTTCACTGGCTACTTCCGCAATAAGGAGGAGAACGCAGAGAACTTCTCCGACGACGGCTGGTTCTTCACTGAAGACGTACTCGCTCGACGTGACGACGGCAATTTGGAGGTCTACGGCCGAATCAAGGATACCATTATCCGCGGCGGAGAGAACATCTACGCGCCCGGTGTGGAGGACGAACTCGTTGAGCACCAAAAGATCGCGAACGCTGCACTAATCGGAATACCGGACGATCGACTCGGAGAACGACCGGCCGCGTTCGTCGAACTGACAGACGATGCGGCCGACCTCTCACTCGAGGACGTCTCGTCGTTCCTGGAGGAACGCGGCATCGCCGTCTTCAAACGGCCCGAGTATCTCGAAGTTCTTGAGTCGCTTCCGCGAACTGAAGTCGGCAAGATTGAGAAGCAGGCCCTCAAGGACCGCATCGCCGATGCAGAGTTGAAGTAA
- a CDS encoding IclR family transcriptional regulator translates to MGKEIDGTIKSDETLLKILETLRVCERATLTTIADEVGMSKSTVHRHLKTLRNRRFVTKVDDEYVLGLEFLRFGGAARERYSFHRQSKTIVQQVADQTGEFVGFLAEDQGIGTFLYCEMGTEGVPSEARVGQNVYLHQTASGKAIFAHLSEERREAILDEHGLPPQTDNTITDRKELRSELADIRDRGYAIAREEYVEGLKAIATPAFSPEDDVIGSLVVAGPSHRMRGEQFESELPALIQGAVKEFELTISYS, encoded by the coding sequence ATGGGAAAGGAGATAGACGGCACGATCAAATCGGACGAAACACTACTCAAAATACTCGAAACGCTCCGAGTGTGCGAGAGAGCCACATTAACGACGATCGCTGATGAGGTAGGCATGTCGAAGAGTACCGTGCATCGACACCTCAAAACACTTCGAAATAGACGGTTCGTCACGAAGGTTGACGACGAGTACGTCCTTGGACTAGAGTTCCTTCGATTCGGCGGGGCCGCACGGGAGCGTTATTCGTTTCATCGACAGTCAAAAACGATCGTCCAGCAGGTGGCGGATCAGACCGGTGAGTTCGTTGGCTTTCTCGCCGAGGACCAAGGGATCGGGACATTTCTCTATTGCGAGATGGGGACAGAAGGCGTTCCGTCAGAGGCACGGGTCGGACAGAATGTATACCTTCACCAAACAGCCTCTGGAAAAGCGATTTTTGCGCATCTTTCGGAAGAGCGGCGTGAAGCGATACTAGACGAACATGGCCTACCGCCACAAACAGACAACACGATTACAGACAGGAAGGAGCTCCGTTCGGAACTCGCCGACATCCGCGACCGTGGATACGCAATCGCTCGCGAAGAGTACGTTGAAGGACTCAAAGCGATCGCCACACCAGCATTCTCTCCCGAAGATGATGTGATCGGGAGCTTGGTTGTCGCAGGACCATCTCACCGAATGCGAGGTGAACAGTTCGAATCAGAACTTCCCGCACTAATTCAGGGGGCTGTTAAGGAGTTTGAGTTGACTATCTCTTACTCGTAA
- a CDS encoding cupin domain-containing protein, with the protein MAQQESEDLLELSSDTRSLLKDNDLRPLWEVEDDMGNLLDDLEANIWKWEDIQAAIDGIEDDVPIADLPPGFQRRVAVPINAQNAISNTVYVGVQTVSPGETAPAHRHAASALRFTIDGHEDMKTVVAGEEFPMEDNDLITTPQWEWHDHVNDGDETAAWLDVLDLPLFLDTLNNAHVFENHELERQPVTKTQGYWASQYGRGRPDGERDDGTIPGPFEGNKEPTPPYRFGWDEMEEALRQRADNDDPDPHDGYSLAYVNPATGEPPLFPTMSFRAQLLNDGPTDPHFHNSVEVYFVIEGKGATHVGDEALEWGQWDIFVVPPDEPHHHEPDDEAILLGMTDEPILRSMNFYAEAAIDE; encoded by the coding sequence ATGGCACAGCAAGAGTCAGAGGACCTCTTAGAGCTGAGTTCCGACACCCGGAGCCTGCTTAAGGACAACGACCTCCGCCCGCTCTGGGAAGTGGAAGACGACATGGGGAACCTCCTTGACGATTTAGAAGCGAACATCTGGAAGTGGGAGGACATTCAGGCCGCGATCGATGGCATCGAAGACGACGTCCCAATCGCCGACCTACCACCGGGCTTCCAGCGACGAGTCGCGGTCCCGATCAACGCCCAAAACGCGATTTCGAACACGGTCTACGTCGGCGTCCAGACAGTCTCGCCGGGCGAGACGGCGCCCGCCCACCGCCACGCTGCCAGCGCCCTTCGGTTCACGATTGACGGCCACGAGGACATGAAGACGGTCGTCGCCGGTGAGGAGTTCCCGATGGAGGATAACGACCTGATTACGACGCCCCAGTGGGAGTGGCATGACCACGTCAATGACGGCGACGAGACGGCCGCGTGGCTTGACGTCCTCGACCTCCCGCTGTTCCTCGACACGCTAAACAACGCTCACGTCTTCGAGAACCACGAACTTGAGCGTCAGCCGGTCACGAAGACCCAGGGCTACTGGGCCTCCCAGTACGGCCGCGGCCGTCCCGACGGTGAGCGCGACGACGGCACGATCCCCGGCCCGTTCGAGGGGAACAAGGAGCCGACGCCGCCATACCGCTTCGGCTGGGACGAGATGGAAGAGGCGCTGCGCCAGCGGGCTGACAACGACGATCCGGACCCTCACGACGGCTATAGCCTCGCGTACGTCAATCCCGCCACCGGAGAACCGCCGCTGTTCCCGACGATGTCGTTCCGGGCCCAGTTGCTCAACGACGGCCCGACGGACCCGCACTTCCACAATTCCGTCGAGGTCTACTTCGTCATCGAGGGCAAGGGCGCCACCCACGTCGGTGACGAAGCCCTCGAGTGGGGACAGTGGGACATCTTTGTCGTACCGCCGGACGAACCACACCATCATGAGCCCGACGACGAGGCGATCCTGCTGGGAATGACCGACGAGCCGATCCTACGGTCGATGAACTTCTACGCCGAGGCGGCGATTGACGAGTAA
- a CDS encoding FAD-dependent monooxygenase, with protein MNVATIGGGPGGLYASLLLKRSHPSWDVTVYERNPRGVTYGWGIVFPNRTLSNLADADPASHEAITETFDRWDPFDIITDDDHFRCDGNTFASMMRTDLLSVLEERCREVGVELEYESEITDPTAIATEADLCIAADGIHSHTREVFADEFSTEINRGSVRFSWFGTDAEFEALTHIFVENEDGIWCAHTYPGPTSTFIVDCDAETWKRSGIAEMTEDEYLAYLEDVFADQLDGHDIKSQQDRWQRFQTVTNENWYHDNVVLVGDAAHTAHYSIGSGTTLAMEDAIGLMEAFESHDEIDAALSAYESARKPFVETLLSAAERSRIHFEDIDRYYDLPPRQFAIHHLTRSGRLTYGSLQRRDPTFTDAFDEWFVKRTPGGTETRPPARQPVRLADTVVSNRYVRALEPTSSAEGGMPSAAQLSAFTAAADERPGLLLTEPLAVAPEGRPVIGTPGLYTEDHGATWTEAVETVPDGVTAGVHLTHAGASGGREPRVFDQGDRTERESTWAPRLSDDYPVHPQSFDPTEMSSAERNAVIDDFVSAARRAADADFGYVQLQAASSSVLSQFLTAPDIPFEDGIQFVQTVVSDVADAVPPGTPLGVTVPVSDSDECGLSLEEAFVAVRKFSAAGCDVVAPVDTTTSERGLAEKGPSDFSDDIRNEVDISTLATVPTASADKVNTLVATGRADLCVVQGTPSRND; from the coding sequence ATGAACGTCGCAACTATCGGGGGTGGTCCCGGCGGACTATACGCGAGTCTCCTCCTCAAACGGAGCCATCCCAGCTGGGACGTGACCGTCTATGAACGGAATCCAAGGGGGGTCACATATGGCTGGGGGATTGTGTTTCCGAACCGAACGCTCTCGAACCTTGCCGATGCCGATCCGGCCTCTCACGAGGCGATAACCGAGACGTTCGACCGCTGGGATCCATTTGACATCATTACCGATGATGATCACTTCCGGTGCGACGGAAATACGTTCGCGAGCATGATGCGGACCGATCTTCTCTCCGTCCTCGAGGAGCGCTGTCGTGAAGTTGGTGTTGAGCTAGAGTATGAGTCGGAGATAACGGATCCCACCGCTATCGCTACCGAGGCCGATCTCTGTATCGCGGCCGATGGGATTCACAGTCACACGCGCGAGGTTTTTGCCGACGAGTTCAGCACGGAGATCAACCGAGGGAGCGTGCGGTTCTCTTGGTTCGGGACCGACGCGGAGTTCGAGGCGCTGACCCACATCTTCGTTGAGAATGAAGACGGTATCTGGTGTGCTCATACCTATCCCGGACCAACGAGCACATTCATTGTCGACTGTGATGCCGAGACGTGGAAGCGTTCTGGGATCGCCGAAATGACCGAAGACGAGTACCTTGCCTACCTTGAGGACGTATTCGCCGATCAGCTAGATGGACACGACATAAAGTCGCAGCAGGATCGGTGGCAGCGGTTCCAGACGGTAACGAACGAAAACTGGTACCACGACAACGTCGTACTCGTCGGTGACGCCGCTCACACCGCTCACTATTCGATCGGCTCCGGGACAACGCTCGCCATGGAAGACGCTATCGGATTGATGGAGGCCTTCGAGAGTCACGACGAGATCGACGCTGCGCTCTCGGCCTACGAATCGGCCCGAAAACCGTTCGTCGAAACCTTGCTGTCGGCGGCCGAGCGGAGTCGGATTCATTTTGAGGATATCGACCGCTATTATGACCTTCCGCCTCGGCAGTTCGCGATCCACCATCTTACCCGGAGCGGACGGCTCACGTACGGTAGCCTTCAACGCCGTGACCCAACATTCACGGATGCGTTTGACGAGTGGTTCGTCAAACGGACGCCGGGCGGTACGGAGACACGACCGCCGGCCCGCCAGCCGGTTCGACTCGCCGATACTGTCGTCTCAAACCGGTACGTCCGCGCCCTCGAACCCACGTCGTCCGCCGAAGGGGGAATGCCGTCGGCTGCTCAACTGTCCGCATTCACCGCGGCTGCGGACGAGAGACCGGGACTACTGCTCACAGAACCGCTAGCCGTCGCTCCCGAAGGACGGCCGGTGATCGGCACGCCGGGACTTTACACCGAGGATCACGGCGCTACGTGGACCGAGGCCGTTGAAACCGTGCCGGATGGAGTTACGGCCGGTGTTCATCTCACGCACGCCGGCGCAAGCGGTGGGCGCGAACCTCGCGTTTTCGATCAAGGCGACCGTACCGAACGAGAGTCGACGTGGGCGCCACGCCTCAGCGACGACTATCCGGTTCATCCGCAATCGTTCGACCCTACCGAAATGAGTTCGGCGGAACGGAACGCCGTTATCGACGATTTCGTCTCAGCGGCGCGTCGGGCCGCCGACGCCGACTTCGGGTACGTTCAGCTCCAGGCGGCCTCCTCGTCAGTCCTGTCGCAGTTCCTAACAGCTCCGGACATACCGTTCGAGGACGGCATCCAGTTCGTACAGACTGTCGTTAGCGATGTCGCCGACGCGGTACCGCCCGGAACGCCGCTCGGAGTAACGGTTCCAGTCTCGGACAGCGACGAGTGCGGACTCTCGCTCGAGGAGGCGTTTGTGGCCGTTCGCAAGTTTTCAGCGGCGGGCTGTGACGTCGTAGCGCCGGTCGATACCACGACTAGCGAGCGTGGACTGGCCGAGAAAGGACCAAGCGATTTCAGCGATGATATTAGAAACGAGGTCGATATCAGTACGTTGGCGACTGTACCAACCGCATCCGCCGATAAGGTGAACACGCTCGTCGCAACCGGGCGTGCAGATCTCTGCGTAGTTCAGGGGACACCGTCTCGCAACGATTGA